A genome region from Streptomyces xanthophaeus includes the following:
- a CDS encoding AIM24 family protein, translating into MNQQLAGFAPTPVTARMENHGRAMLKVAMQSGQDLFARTGSMVAYEGFVQYEPNPPAVRQMASQWITGEGAPLMKCTGDGLLYLADYGADVVVINLNNDSLSVNGTNLLAFDAHLQWGVERVKGLAKFAGQGLFNVQVAGTGWVALTSRGTPIVVDCGRGEDETYVDPDALVAWSPNLKVKGKRSFKASSMIGRGSGEAYQMAFSGQGIVVVQPSEDSTDRLRARG; encoded by the coding sequence ATGAACCAGCAACTCGCGGGCTTCGCCCCGACCCCCGTCACGGCCCGCATGGAGAACCACGGCCGGGCCATGCTCAAGGTCGCCATGCAGAGCGGCCAGGACCTCTTCGCCCGCACCGGCTCGATGGTCGCCTACGAGGGCTTCGTCCAGTACGAGCCCAACCCTCCGGCCGTCCGCCAGATGGCCTCGCAGTGGATCACCGGCGAAGGTGCGCCGCTGATGAAGTGCACCGGCGACGGCCTGCTCTACCTGGCCGACTACGGTGCCGACGTGGTCGTCATCAACCTCAACAACGACTCGCTCTCGGTCAACGGCACCAACCTGCTCGCCTTCGACGCGCACCTCCAGTGGGGCGTCGAGCGGGTCAAGGGTCTCGCCAAGTTCGCCGGCCAGGGCCTGTTCAACGTGCAGGTCGCGGGCACCGGGTGGGTCGCCCTGACCTCCCGGGGCACCCCGATCGTGGTCGACTGCGGCCGCGGCGAGGACGAGACGTACGTCGACCCCGACGCGCTCGTCGCCTGGTCGCCGAATCTCAAGGTCAAGGGAAAGCGCAGCTTCAAGGCCTCGTCGATGATCGGCCGGGGCAGCGGGGAGGCCTACCAGATGGCCTTCTCCGGCCAGGGCATCGTCGTCGTACAGCCCAGCGAGGACAGCACCGACCGGCTCCGGGCCCGGGGCTGA
- a CDS encoding TerD family protein yields the protein MAREFQRGHKAKISDLTAGTDLYVGVQIAGSGLAFDISCFGLDANEQLSDDRYFVFFNQPKSPEESIQQLGAQSGDTESFRVTLDRIPASIHKLSFTATIDGAGQMSQIGPGYIRIVAGGEEVVRYSFTGSEFTTERAVMLGDFYLKDVWRFAAVGQGFDGGLDALLRNFGGEVAEDAQPAQPAPAAASPGFAPPPQAAAPAPAFGAPAPAPHAPQAPAPAPSFGAPVPAPGAVPQPQYQQPPAPAPVHAAPTMAAPLAPPAPAPYGQPPQPSYGQVPPPAPAPAPYGQPPQQPSYGQVPGQVPGQVPGQFPGQQPGYAPQGVPAAGAGLAAALQPYKEAPTGTRWTPQNQQLMRVDLSMGGQAVLARQGSMVLYQGKVDFSYKGAGFAGRIVGNATGQEMQLMRCTGRGQVFLAENGAHLHAIELQGDGICVSAEAVLAFDESLQHEVRRIEGHGIPGGALFTMQFQGTGTVIVKTHGVPVVLPVTPTTFADSNAIVAWSSASQVIISSQVRLRRNAYPGHSGETVNLQFRGAPGNFIVVQPYEV from the coding sequence ATGGCCAGGGAATTCCAACGCGGCCACAAGGCCAAGATCAGTGATCTCACGGCGGGCACCGATCTGTACGTAGGCGTCCAGATCGCCGGATCCGGACTCGCCTTCGACATCAGCTGTTTCGGCCTCGACGCCAACGAGCAGCTGTCGGACGACCGTTACTTCGTCTTCTTCAATCAGCCGAAGTCTCCGGAAGAGTCCATTCAGCAACTCGGTGCGCAGTCGGGCGACACCGAATCCTTCCGGGTGACGCTGGACCGCATTCCGGCGTCCATCCACAAACTGTCCTTCACCGCCACCATCGACGGTGCCGGACAGATGTCGCAGATCGGCCCCGGCTACATCCGGATCGTGGCCGGCGGCGAAGAGGTCGTCCGGTACTCCTTCACCGGCTCGGAGTTCACCACCGAGCGGGCCGTGATGCTCGGCGACTTCTACCTGAAGGACGTGTGGCGCTTCGCCGCCGTCGGCCAGGGCTTCGACGGCGGGCTCGACGCGCTGCTGCGGAACTTCGGCGGCGAGGTCGCCGAGGACGCGCAGCCGGCGCAGCCGGCCCCGGCCGCGGCCTCGCCCGGATTCGCCCCGCCGCCCCAGGCGGCCGCACCGGCCCCGGCCTTCGGCGCCCCGGCCCCCGCCCCGCACGCCCCGCAGGCCCCGGCCCCCGCGCCGTCCTTCGGCGCGCCCGTGCCCGCGCCCGGCGCCGTCCCGCAGCCGCAGTACCAGCAGCCCCCGGCCCCGGCCCCGGTGCACGCCGCGCCCACCATGGCCGCGCCGCTCGCCCCGCCGGCCCCCGCCCCGTACGGCCAGCCGCCGCAGCCGTCCTACGGACAGGTGCCGCCGCCCGCACCGGCCCCCGCGCCCTACGGCCAGCCGCCGCAGCAGCCCTCCTACGGTCAGGTCCCCGGTCAGGTCCCCGGCCAGGTCCCCGGCCAGTTCCCGGGCCAGCAGCCCGGCTACGCCCCGCAGGGCGTACCCGCCGCCGGCGCCGGCCTCGCCGCCGCGCTCCAGCCGTACAAGGAAGCCCCCACCGGCACCCGCTGGACCCCGCAGAACCAGCAGCTCATGCGCGTCGACCTGTCGATGGGCGGCCAGGCCGTCCTCGCCCGTCAGGGCAGCATGGTCCTGTACCAGGGCAAGGTCGACTTCAGCTACAAGGGCGCGGGCTTCGCCGGCCGCATCGTCGGCAACGCCACCGGCCAGGAGATGCAGCTCATGCGCTGCACCGGCCGCGGCCAGGTCTTCCTCGCGGAGAACGGCGCCCACCTGCACGCCATCGAGCTCCAGGGCGACGGGATCTGCGTCTCCGCCGAGGCCGTCCTCGCCTTCGACGAGTCGCTCCAGCACGAGGTCCGCCGGATCGAGGGCCACGGCATCCCCGGCGGCGCCCTGTTCACCATGCAGTTCCAGGGCACCGGCACGGTCATCGTCAAGACGCACGGCGTCCCGGTGGTCCTGCCCGTCACCCCGACCACCTTCGCGGACAGCAACGCCATCGTCGCGTGGTCCTCCGCCTCGCAGGTGATCATCTCCAGCCAGGTCCGGCTGCGGCGCAACGCCTACCCCGGCCACAGCGGGGAGACCGTGAACCTCCAGTTCCGCGGTGCTCCCGGCAACTTCATCGTCGTCCAGCCGTACGAGGTCTGA